TTGTACAGCAATTCCAATTTATCAACGTATTGCCTGAGGTCATGTTTTTTAGAACTTTCAAAAGCCTGGTTTGAAAATTCAAAGTATGTGTTTTCATCTTTAACTATATCTGCTATTTTGTCTGCGAATATCGTAGCATCCTGACTGTTCACCATAAATCCATTGTATCCGTCTTCTATAATTTCACGATTTCCTCTGCCATCAAGACTGACCACCGGTAAGCCAACAGCAAGTGCTTCGGCTATTGCCAGTCCGAATGACTCATTAATTGCAGTATGAACATAAACATCTCCATCCTTCAAATGTGATTCTACATCTGTCACCATTCCATGTAAATGAACGGTGTTTTCTAAATGGCTGGCTTTGATTTGTTTTTCCAAATCACCGAAAAGAGGTCCGTCACCAAGGATATCAAGTCTTACCTGGAATCCTTTTCCCTGTAGTTTCATAACTACCAAAATAAGGAATGCCTGATTTTTATTCTCGTTCAGTGAACCCGTAGTTACGAGCTTGATTATATTCTTTGAAAAATAATTTTTCTTCCTCGTGAATTTTAGCCTGTCAATTCCATTTGGTAATAAATGGATGCCCGAAGTATCCCACTTTAAAGTATTGACGAGATATCGGAAAGTAACTTGCGAATTAGCGATGAACTGGTTGTGACAAAACCTGTATTGTTTTTTGATATGCCTGTTTATAATGATTCGAATGGCATGTTGCCGGCTTAACCACTTTCTAGGAGCAATCGATTCGTATTGCGTAGTAATACCGTGAATGTGTGAAAAGTACGCCACGTCTTCGTACAATGATTCCCTGCTGACCCAATCAGCATAAAAAAGATGAGAGTGAATGACCTCCGGTTTAAATTTTAACATCAAGGCATTCCAATCATTCAGGTCACTGACAATTTTCCACGGGAATTTCAGAAAGACTTTACTACTGCAAACAACAATATTTATTCCTTCACTAGCCTCCGCAAAATCATTCTGCACATCAAAAACAATAAGCAGGGTTTCAAAATCTATCCTGCTGTTTAATTCCCGGCAAATATCAAGTGTTAGTCTTTCAGCTCCACCGCGTTGCAAATTATAAATCACATGCGCCACCTTGATTTTTTGCATGCGACAAATTTGCACATTTTGCGAGAATGATTTTTATTACTTGTTATTATTACGTTGTTTAAACGGCTATTCCAATCTTTGACGTATGATTAATGTCAGGTTTGAAACGAATCCCTTTTTAAAAAGAGTTGCAATTGCGAATACTTACATCCGCTATGTGCTGCTGCGTCCATTTGTTTCATGGCTTGCTTATCATCTGTATTATAAATATCGAAGCAAAACGAAATTCAAAACAAATGAAGGAACCGCTTTAAAAAAAGGTATTGCATTTTGTCTGGTTGCAAGAGATGAAGGATACACCATTGAAGCATGCTTGAAAAGTATTGTGGGTTTTGCGGATCAGCTCATTGCCGTTGACAATGGTTCTACAGATGATACCTTTTTGAAAATGACTGAATTCAATGAACAGTATGGTAACAGCATAGATATCGTTTTATTGAAACGGCCTGATTTAAATCTCAGTGAATGCCGTCAGTTATGTTTGAACTATGTAAACAGAATCTGGTTCTTCCGCGGAGACGGTGATTTCATTCTATTGTCAAAATTTAAAGAGCTCAAAAAAATAATTTTAAAATATACACGACCCGGAGCGGTGTCACTTAAGCTCATAGAGCTTTTTGGTGATGAACATCATTGCAACAGGTATGTGCAATTTATCAGGCCCGGCGAATATTACCTGCGATCCTTTGAACGTGATATTCAGTATGAGGAATTTTTTGGTCGGATAGAACATGCCCGGATTCCAATTTATTACAGGTTACAAAAAAAAGATGCGGTCGGACTTATACACGCCAACTTTTGCAAGTCTAATAAAAGAATTTTTTATCGCACCTGTTACCTCGATTACCGGGAATATGCTAACCACCATGATGAACCAATGGATTTCGAAGCGTATGAAAAGAAATGGATTGCGCATGTTTTTAAATCAGAAAACCCGGAATTGATTGAATACCGCATGGCGAGGTTGATTGCTGTGATGTGTAAAAAGATGAGTTTAGAATATGAAGAAGAAATAGAGAGAACGGGAATCGAAATTTTTCAGTCTCCTTATATAGTAATGTACAGAGAGGATCATCCTTTTATAAGAGTACGGAGAAATGAAGTATCCAAGTTCACCAATGAATATGTTTCGAGGTTTGAAAACCTTCAATGGGTTCCTGATGCAGATGAATTTTATTCAGATTCATTACGCATAGCATTTCTTGAAAAAATTTGAAGTTAAGAGAAAGCAATGCATTGATGGAAATTAAATTTTTCTAACGTATATCTTGAGAAGATACGCAATGTCTCTTATTGAATATCCTGCTCTCCTTCGAAATATTAAAAGTTTTGTCAGCTGCAGCAGGTAACGAACCGTATGTCTTTCTGATCTTAAGAAATCAAGTACGTAAGAATCAAAAACAGAATAAAAAAAAAGGTTGACTGGTCCGACATCCAGCTTATCCTTTGACAGATGATAAACCCGTTTGGCAGCAGCCTGATTTTTACGAATAAGGTTGTCAATCTCTTTCCGTTTCCCAAGAAAATGGGAAGTGCTTTGAATATAGTACAGCGGCAATGTAAATACACCGTCTTTTTTAAAGAAATCTGTATTGCTGCTACTGATCTTATCCTGCAGCCGGTAAATGGTTAATGCTTCCGGTAACCACTTGAACTTAAATTGCCAGGATAATTTTAATAGCATATCAAGATCTTCAAACACAATCTGTTCATTAAAATTACCTGCTTCATTAATGCACAATGTTCGGTAGATTGCTGAAGGAGGAATAACCATGCTGCCATTCTTTAATATTTCAGTAAATACGCATCCTTCCAGCACACGGTTTCTGCGTTTGAAATTATATTTAGTAATCACGTCGTTTTCGTCGCAGAAATCAACGGGAGTATGAATCAATGCATAGTCCGATGACAAATTTTCAAATGTCGCTACCAACATTTCAAGCCTGTTAACTTTCCAGAGATCATCACCCAATGAAGTAAAATACTTGCCCTTTGCATGTTGCAGTGACTCATTCAGACTTTTGCAGATGCCCTGATTTTGATCGTGTTTAATAAACAGGCAATTAAAATTATTCTGTCGGATCCATTTAGCAACTACTTGAGCCGAATCATCCGAAGAACCATCATCAATCACAATATTCTGAATAAATTTTTCCGGGTATGATTGTTGCTGAACAGATCTTAACGCTTCGATAACCCAGTTTCCCGAATTATAAATAAGCGTGCAAACAGTAACAATAGGTAATTGATCAGGCATCAAAAAATTGGTGGATACTATCACAAATATAAGTTATTGCATCAACGCTTAAACCGGGATAGAGAGGCAAACTAAGGCACGTATCAGCAATTTTTTCACTGATAGGA
The genomic region above belongs to Chitinophagaceae bacterium and contains:
- a CDS encoding glycosyltransferase, with translation MPDQLPIVTVCTLIYNSGNWVIEALRSVQQQSYPEKFIQNIVIDDGSSDDSAQVVAKWIRQNNFNCLFIKHDQNQGICKSLNESLQHAKGKYFTSLGDDLWKVNRLEMLVATFENLSSDYALIHTPVDFCDENDVITKYNFKRRNRVLEGCVFTEILKNGSMVIPPSAIYRTLCINEAGNFNEQIVFEDLDMLLKLSWQFKFKWLPEALTIYRLQDKISSSNTDFFKKDGVFTLPLYYIQSTSHFLGKRKEIDNLIRKNQAAAKRVYHLSKDKLDVGPVNLFFYSVFDSYVLDFLRSERHTVRYLLQLTKLLIFRRRAGYSIRDIAYLLKIYVRKI
- a CDS encoding glycosyltransferase, which gives rise to MQKIKVAHVIYNLQRGGAERLTLDICRELNSRIDFETLLIVFDVQNDFAEASEGINIVVCSSKVFLKFPWKIVSDLNDWNALMLKFKPEVIHSHLFYADWVSRESLYEDVAYFSHIHGITTQYESIAPRKWLSRQHAIRIIINRHIKKQYRFCHNQFIANSQVTFRYLVNTLKWDTSGIHLLPNGIDRLKFTRKKNYFSKNIIKLVTTGSLNENKNQAFLILVVMKLQGKGFQVRLDILGDGPLFGDLEKQIKASHLENTVHLHGMVTDVESHLKDGDVYVHTAINESFGLAIAEALAVGLPVVSLDGRGNREIIEDGYNGFMVNSQDATIFADKIADIVKDENTYFEFSNQAFESSKKHDLRQYVDKLELLYKNEMQYRKR